The stretch of DNA GGGATCGTCACGCTCAGAACCCCGTTGTCATAGCGGGCACTGATCTTGCCCGCATCCACACCATCACCCAAAGAGATCTGACGACGCAACGACCCCGAGAACCGTTCGGTGGTCAACCACTTCACCGACTCGGCCGACCGGACCGACCGTTGCGCCGACAACGTCAACACACCCCGGTCCACATCGATATCGATTGAACCACCCTAGGTTCTCTGCCGCTCCTATGCGGGCTGCGGCTCGGGGTTGAGGGCAGCGTAGTGGCTGTGTTCGCACTCGATGGGCGGGATGTGCCCGAGGTGCGAATGCAGCCTGCGATTGTTGTACCAGTCGACCCACTCTGATGTCGCGTACTCGACGTCGGAGAGTGTCTTGAACGGCCCTGGATGGAAGATCGTGGTGCGGATGCACTCGGTCTTGTACAAGCCGTTCACCGACTCGACGAGCGCATTGTCATAGGCGTCACCGATCGACCCAATCGACGCCGAAATCCGTTGCAACGCAAGCTCACCGGTCAGATCCGACGAGGTGTACTGGGCGCGTTCAATCGGTCGTTGCAACACCGGGTTGTTGGATCGAGCATAGCTGCTCGGCGAACACCTCGGCGGGAGTGCGCCAGCCCAGGCTCTTGCGGGGCCGGTTGTTGAGCGCGAGAGCGACGGCTTCGAGGTCGTCGGCGGACCACCGGGACAGGTCCGTGCCCTTCGGGAAGTACTGACGTAACAATCCGTTCGTGTTCTCGTTCGTCGGCCGTTGCCAGGGCGAGTGAGGGTCGGCGAAGAACACTTTCGTGCCCGTTTCGAGCGCGAACTGGGCGTGGGCGGACAGTTCCTTGCCGCGGTCCCAGGTGAGCGTCCTACGGAGCTGTTCGGGAAGCTTCATCATCGACGCTGTGAGCGCGACGTTCATCGCGACGGCGCCATAGCCGGCGAGCGCCGGGCCGTTCTTCACCGGCGGGCTCTGGCCATAGCCCTCCAGCCGCGGCAGATGCACCAGCAGGGTCGAGCGGCTCGCGCGTTCGACGATCGTGCCGATCGCGGACCGGCCCGTACCGATGATCAGATCGCCCTCCCAGTGCCCGGGAACGGCGCGGTCGGCTGCCTCTGCGGGGCGTTTGGAGAACACGACGTCGGCGGTGACATGCCCGTGTGGTCGGTTCTGTGCTCGAGCCCGTGGCCGACGCAGTGCACGGCCTGTTCGCAGACAGGTGACGAGCTCACGTTCGAGGGCGCCACGGCCCTGGATGAACAGCGACTGGTAGATCGCTTCGTGGCTGATGCGCATGGACTCATCATCGGGGAAGTCGACCTTCAGGCGGTGCGATATCTGCTCCGGGCTCCACGCCAGCGCCCACCTACGGTCCTGCCGGTGCGGCTTGTTCAGCCCCTTCCATGCCGGCGGCTCAGGCCCGACGACAACCCTGCCGTCCGGTCGACGGATGTTGCCGGCCAGTCGTTCCTGGACGTACCCACGCAACCGGTCGTTGGTCACCAGCTTCGCTGTCTTCGGTCGCTTCGCCGCCTGCTGGGCTTTCCACTGCGCCACCAACGCGCGGTACTCCTGCTTCCCACCGCGCGTGGCTGCGTTGCGGCGCAACTCACGCGAGATCGTTCCCGGGTCGCGGCCAGTCCTGCGTGCGATCTCACGCACGCCGACCTGCCTGGCGCGCAGGAGCGCGATCTCCTCACGCTCGGCGAAAGACAGATAGCGGCCGGTAGGTTCAGCAAGCGAGATCGGAGCCATACCGCCAGCGTGACGGAACCAGCGAGCGCCAACCGGCACAGACACGCCCACCGTCAACGCCGCTTCGGCCGAGTTGATGCCCGTCGCGATCAGGCGCCAGAACTGCCGCTGCACCGCCCGAGAGGGTTCGGGCCGTCCGGGCGAGCGCATCGGCGGGCGCAGTGCCCGATCGGCACGCCACTGCCGCCGAGCCCCTTCCAGAACCCCGCTCGTCTTCGCAGACCAGTCCTTTGTCGCCACTGCTGAACACCTCCACAGTCAAGGTGTTGCGACGACCATTTGAATCCGCCCTGGCTGCCCGCATCGCTGTGATGGACGAGCCTACCGGCGAGCACCGGATGGCCTTCGTGGCGGCGGACCCATAACGCCATCCGCAGCGGGATCAGTACCAGTGAGGTCTCCTTGCTTGTTTGGGCGTGCCAGGAGACGATCCGGCGGGAGAACACGTCGACAATGAACACCACGTACACCCACCCTGCCCGGGTCTTGACGTAGACATCCCACGCCAGTCAGATGTCAAGTAGGCAGTGGTGGTGGTTGGTGTTCGGGGTTACGCGGCGGCGGGTGTGGCAGCTCGCGGCCACGCGGCAGTGTCGTCCCAGGATTGATCGTGCTGCAGGCACCACCACAGGCGCCCGAGGAGCTTGTTGGCCAAGGCTCGCAGTGCGGCGTTGTGGTGGTCTCCGACAGCACGGCGATGGTCGTAGTACTCGCGGGCCGGCGCTGACCATGTCAGCGCTGCGAACGCCCACCAGTGGCAGGCATCGGCCAGACGCCTGTTGCGGACTTTGCGGGCCTTGACGTAGTGCGAGCGGCCTGACGCGATCGTCACCGGCGCTGTTCCTGCGAAAGATCGCAGTCCCGTTGGTGAGCTGAAACGCGTCGGGTCATCGCCGATTTCGGCGAGAATACGCGCACCGAGAACACCTCCGAGGCCGGGGACCGAGTCGATGATGTCCGCTTGAGGATGCTCGGCGAATGCGGTGACGAGTTCACGCTCGAGCACTGCGACGGCATCGAGCATCGCCACGATGATCGCGACCAGACTGGCTACGGTATGACCTAAGGCCACCTCCACAGCATCCGGCTGCCGCAGCCCGGGGGCGTGCAGATCGCTATGGATCTGGGTTACCAGGGCGGGGTCGTTGCGTCGGCCAACCCTTTTGAGCGCGTTGCTGATCCGCGGGCGAGTCAGCTTCGCCGCATCCGTGGGGGTGGGCGCTATTGAAAGAACCTCCATCGCCGCTCGGTGCTTGAGCTTCGGAAATGCTTGCAACGCTTGAGGATAGAACTCCAGTAGCACCGAACGCAGCCGACTGATCGTCTGATTCTGCGCCCAGATCGCTTCCTGATGCTGACGCGCCAGCGCCTTGATCGCCTGCTGCTGCTCGCTGTTGGCTGGCAGCCGACGATGCTGGTGACGGTCAGTGCGCACGATGTCGGCGAGCACCGCGGCATCACGCGAATCGGACTTGTTGCCCGCCTGTCCGTGGCGTTCGCGGTACCGCGCGACGGCCCGCGGATTGATCGGATACACGGTGAAACCCGCGCCAGCCAACGCCACAACCAGAAGATTCTTATCGGTCTCGATCGCGATCGGCACGTCGTCCGCAGTGCCGCCATGGTCAGCGACCATCGCCAGGAGTTCGGCAAAACCGTTGGGGTCATGAGTGATTCGCCGACGTTCAATGATGAAGCCGGAGTCGTCCATCAACGCTATGTCGTGATGGTCCTCGGCCCAGTCGATACCGCACGTGATCATCGAGCACATCCTTTCCGATGCCATCCGCCAGTAGGTCCGGCGAATCGATGAGCTCGGAGAGCGGGCGGCGACCTAATGGCGGCACTCTCGGTGCGGCATCTCACAAGCCGAACACGCACCTCCGCGGCGGACTGATGGGGTCACCGTCTACGTTCAGACCTCGGCACGCATCCGTGAACTCAACTGTCAGTAATCACCCACCAGCAGCTCGGTTCAACCATGCACCGGAATCGGTAAAATCTCAGTGACCACCCACCAGCCGCCATGTCGTCCCGCCCAGATGTGCGGACCCGACACTCCCATTACGTGAAATCGGTAACCCACAGCTGATCGGGGGCGGTCGCGGTGAAGTCCCGGTTCACCAGGTCACCGGCCCGGATGCCGTCCTCTGCCGGAATCGTCGTGCGGACCTTCTTGTTGCGGACCGCCCCAGACAGGCCCAGCAGCCGCATCGCCCGATCAACGGCACCAGGAGTGACCACGACACCGTTGCGCCGCAGATAGTTGGTCATCTTCACCCGCCCGTACAGGCCTTCCGGGGTCATCTTCCGTCGCCCGTCTGTCATGGTGGCCCAGGCCGCTGAACGGACCGCGTCGACGGTTTTCGCGTCGGTGACGGTGCGGGCGGCCGGGCGCGTGGTGCGCCAGGACCGGTAAGTTCGTGCGGCAATCTTGCAGCCCTGCTCGGTGAGCACTCGGCAGATCGACTCGACCGCAAATCCCTTGTCCCGCAGGGATTCTATGAATCCCATGATCATCGGCTTCGGGGGTCGAGTGCCCCCGCGAAGAAAGTCGTTGCCGCCTGCAAAATCGCGACGTCCTCACGCAGGCGCTTGTTCTCGGCCTTGAGACGCTTGAGCTCGGCTGATTCCTCGCTCGTGGTGCCCGGACGGGCACCGGCATCGATATCGGCTTGGTTGATCCATCTTCGGACCGTTTCCTTGCCGACACCGACCCGCCGGGCGATCGCCGTCGCGGCCGCCGTGGGATTCGGATACTCCTGGCCGTGCTCGGCGTACAGGCGCAGCGCCCGCGCCTTCACTTCGGGGTCGATCTTCTTGGGCATGATTGTCATCCTTCCTGACTCAGAAAGGAACGGCATCAAACCTGGTGTGGTTCAGACTGCCAAAACAGACGCGCCACGGGACACGCCCCGATCGGCGGCGATCCCCTTGAGCGTCGCGCTCGGCGTGGACTCGTACAAGTCCACCGCCTGACAGTGGAACTCGTCGGTGTAGTGCTTCCTGGCCATCCTTGGATTCTCGCTTCCCCAGCAGTGTGCTGGATTCCGCGCGTCCACGATCAGGGGTCAAGCTCCGAGCCTCGGCCCATACGTTTACGTACTCGCGACGATGCATTTCGGAGCGATTGGACCCGCCAAAGCCGTGGGTCGGCCTGGCTACCATCGATCCCGATCCCTGGCGGACTACATGGAAATGAATGCCTATGGCATGTTCCCCGCGAAGTGGTCCATGGTGTTTTTGAGTCCTGATTGCCCTGGTGAGGGCTGAGAAGGGACGATGAGGATCATGGCAGGACGTAAGCGTCACACGGCGGAGGACATAGTGCGTAAGCTGCGCCGGGCCGACGAGTTGGCCGCCGAAGGCAAGACCGGCGAGCAAATCGCCGCGGACCTGGAAGTGTCCGCGGCCACGCTGTACAACTGGCGCCGCCAGTACGGCGGCATGGACCGAGACGCAGCGAAGGAACTCAAAGAACTCCGCGAGCAGAACGGCCGGCTCAAACGGCTACTCGCCGACGCCGAGTTGGAGAAGGACGCACTCCGGGAGATCGCGAAGGGAAAATTCTGAGCCCAACGGCCAAACGCGCCGCTATCGGCATGCTCAAGGACGTCAAGAAGCTGTCCGAGCGCAAGGCGTGCAAGGTTGTTGGGCTCTCCCGGTCGGCGTACCGGTCGCTGCCGCGGGCGCAGACATCAGCCGACCCCGACGCCGGTCTACGCGAGCAGCTACGCACCTACGCCCATAAGAATCCCCGTCACGGGTTCCGGCGGGCGTGGGCGCACCTGCGGTTCGACGACGGCATCGAGGTGAACAAGAAGAAGGTACATCGGGCTATGGAAGGAAGAAGGGCTGCAGGTCCGGCGCGGGCCGCGTCGTAAACGAGCCGGGCAATCGTCGGTGCCGGTCGTAGCCGCCGACGCACCCAAGGTGGTGTGGGCGTTGGACTTTCAGTTTGATTCCACCGTTGACGGGACCAAGATCAAGATCGCCTCGATGGTCGATGAACACACCCGACAGTCGTTGCTGAGCATCGTGGACCGTTCGATCACCGCCGAGCGGCTGATCGAGGAGTTGGAGAAGGCATTCGCGCTCTGGGGTGGGCCGCCGATGGTGCTGCGCATGGACAACGGCCCGGAGTTCATCTCCGAGACGCTGCGGGACTTCTGTGCAGGGACGGTAGGCATCTCCTACATCCCGCCCGGTACGCCGTGGAACAACGGGTTCATCGAGTCGTTCAACAACCGGCTCCGCGACGAGTGCCTGAACCGTAACTGCTGGCCCACGCTCCTGGAGGCACGGGTGGTCATCGAGGACTTCAAAGACGAGCACAATCACCGGCACCGGCACTCGGCGCCGGGCTACCAGACACCGGCCGAGTACGCTGCCCGATGCACCCACCGGCACCACCCCGTCGGGTGCGAGATCAACTGACCAACAACAAGTAGGAACTGGCTCTAGTGTCGCGTGTCGTTAGATAGTTTATGGTTGTGCTTTCTTCAGGATTTCGTCGGCGGTCGTGGTCCAGACGAAGGGGTGTTTGCGGTCGTTCCAGCCGTTGATAAAGGCGCGGATTTTGGCGTTGAGGTCTTTGACTGAGGTGAAGACGCCGCGGCGGATGGCTTGGCGGTCGATGATGCCGAACCAGACTTCGACGAGGTTGAGCCAGGAGCCGGAGGTCGGGGTGAAGTGGATGTGAATGTTCGGGTGCTGCTCGAGCCAGTCGCGGACTTCAGCCTTTTTATGGGTGGCGTAGTTGTCCATCACCAGGTGTAGTTCCCGGTTGCCGTAGGCGCGGTCGATCTGCCGCAGGAACGCCAGGAACTCCTGGTGGCGATGTCGTGGCTTGACGGCTGCGGTGACTTGTCCGGTCGCGATCTCCAACGCGGCGAACAGTGTGGTGGTGCCGTGTCGTTTGTAGTCGTGGGTGCGGCGTTCGATCTGTCCCGGCTGCATCGGGAGCATCGGTGCGGTCCGATCCAGGGCCTGGATCTGGGATTTCTCGTCCACGCACAGTACGATCGCGTTCTCCGGTGGCTCCAGGTACAGGCCGACGACGTCGGTGACCTTGGCGACCAGTTCGGGATCGGTGGAGAACTTGAAGGTTCCCGACCGCCACGGCTGAACCCCGTATTCGCGCCAGGCACGGGCAACGGTGGCGTTCCCGATCCCCAAATGGCCGGCCAACAGGCGTGAGGACCAGTGCGTGACGCCGTACTTCTTCGGCGGTGGCATCAACGTAGCCGAAACGACCTCGGCATGATCGAGATGCCGCGGACGGCCCGGTCGGTCAGCATCGAGGAGGCCGTCCAGGCCGCCATGAAGATAGCGGTCACGCCATTTGAGGACCGTCGGCACCGACGTCCCGACCACCTCGCTGATCCGCGTGTTCGCCACACCCGCAGCCGCCAGCGACACGATCCGCGCACGCCGCACCAGGCCCGCCGACGTCGAGGTCGACCGCAACAGCCGGTCCAGTTCAGCAGCATCGCCCTCACGCAATTGCAGCGCCGGGGCCGGAGAATTCGCCATATCCCATTATCGCAAGCCGCAAACCATCAACTCATTAACGACACGCGACACTAGAACGACCTGGACCGGATATCGGGGACCTGCCACAGTGAGTCAGCCACTACGAGACTCCTTCTTTCGTCACCGTGATACGCGGTCGACTCGCCACGAAGAGTCAGCACCCCCCGGGGGGGCGACTCGCGCAGGCTCAGGGGGGGGCAAGCGCTGCGCGAGTCTCGCCCCGCCAGGGGGGCAGCGGGACTATCCAGGAGACTACCGACACCGCAGTCACCGAGCCGATATCTCCGGAGCGACAGTCGAAAGAACTGCTGATCGACGGTGCCGATCAGGTCGACGAACTCTGGATCAAGT from Gordonia humi encodes:
- a CDS encoding IS110 family transposase, whose product is MITCGIDWAEDHHDIALMDDSGFIIERRRITHDPNGFAELLAMVADHGGTADDVPIAIETDKNLLVVALAGAGFTVYPINPRAVARYRERHGQAGNKSDSRDAAVLADIVRTDRHQHRRLPANSEQQQAIKALARQHQEAIWAQNQTISRLRSVLLEFYPQALQAFPKLKHRAAMEVLSIAPTPTDAAKLTRPRISNALKRVGRRNDPALVTQIHSDLHAPGLRQPDAVEVALGHTVASLVAIIVAMLDAVAVLERELVTAFAEHPQADIIDSVPGLGGVLGARILAEIGDDPTRFSSPTGLRSFAGTAPVTIASGRSHYVKARKVRNRRLADACHWWAFAALTWSAPAREYYDHRRAVGDHHNAALRALANKLLGRLWWCLQHDQSWDDTAAWPRAATPAAA
- a CDS encoding IS30 family transposase, which produces MRSPGRPEPSRAVQRQFWRLIATGINSAEAALTVGVSVPVGARWFRHAGGMAPISLAEPTGRYLSFAEREEIALLRARQVGVREIARRTGRDPGTISRELRRNAATRGGKQEYRALVAQWKAQQAAKRPKTAKLVTNDRLRGYVQERLAGNIRRPDGRVVVGPEPPAWKGLNKPHRQDRRWALAWSPEQISHRLKVDFPDDESMRISHEAIYQSLFIQGRGALERELVTCLRTGRALRRPRARAQNRPHGHVTADVVFSKRPAEAADRAVPGHWEGDLIIGTGRSAIGTIVERASRSTLLVHLPRLEGYGQSPPVKNGPALAGYGAVAMNVALTASMMKLPEQLRRTLTWDRGKELSAHAQFALETGTKVFFADPHSPWQRPTNENTNGLLRQYFPKGTDLSRWSADDLEAVALALNNRPRKSLGWRTPAEVFAEQLCSIQQPGVATTD
- a CDS encoding IS630 family transposase, producing the protein MANSPAPALQLREGDAAELDRLLRSTSTSAGLVRRARIVSLAAAGVANTRISEVVGTSVPTVLKWRDRYLHGGLDGLLDADRPGRPRHLDHAEVVSATLMPPPKKYGVTHWSSRLLAGHLGIGNATVARAWREYGVQPWRSGTFKFSTDPELVAKVTDVVGLYLEPPENAIVLCVDEKSQIQALDRTAPMLPMQPGQIERRTHDYKRHGTTTLFAALEIATGQVTAAVKPRHRHQEFLAFLRQIDRAYGNRELHLVMDNYATHKKAEVRDWLEQHPNIHIHFTPTSGSWLNLVEVWFGIIDRQAIRRGVFTSVKDLNAKIRAFINGWNDRKHPFVWTTTADEILKKAQP